CGAGCAGCGTTTCGGCCAGATGGACCATCGGGCTTTCGCGCAGGTCGTCGGTGTTGGGCTTGAAGCTCAGGCCGACGATGGCGACGTTCTTCTTGCCGCTGCGCTGAATCTTGTCGAAGGCCATCTGGACCTGATGATCGTTGCTGGGCAGAATCGCTTCCAGCACGGGCACCTTGGTGTCGGTGTGGCGCGCGTAGTACAGGATGGCGCGCAGGTCTTTGGGCAGGCACGACCCGCCGAACGCGAAGCCGGGCTTGAGGTAGCGCGCGGAGATGTTCAGCTTGGTGTCCTGGCTGAAGATGTCCATCACTTCCGCCGCGTCGATCCCGGCCTCGTCGCAGACGCGCCCGATCTCGTTGGCGAAGGTGATCTTCAGCGCGTGGTAGACGTTGCTGGCATACTTGACCATGCAGGCCGTATCCGGCTCGGTGCGGTAGATCGGGGCGGGAATGCCTTCGTACAGTCCGGCGACGGTGTCGCCCGCGCGCTGGTCAACCTGCCCGATGAGCGTGAACGGTGGGTTGTAGAAGTCCTTGATGGCTGTGCCTTCGCGCAGGAATTCCGGGTTGGCCGTGACGCCAAAGTCCACCCCCGCCTTCTTGCCGGATGACTGCTCCAGAATCGGCAGCAGGTGATCCATTACCGTGCCGGGCAGCATCGTGCTGCGCAGCGCGACGACCTTATAA
This sequence is a window from Aggregatilinea lenta. Protein-coding genes within it:
- a CDS encoding nucleotide sugar dehydrogenase produces the protein MNVSVFGLGYVGAVSAACFAERGHTVVGVDVNPDKVNTINSGKSPIIEPGLEQLLQEAVEAGRLSATRNTAAAVAHADVCLICVGTPSDFNGSLDLQYLKRVCEEIGTEIAKTDDYKVVALRSTMLPGTVMDHLLPILEQSSGKKAGVDFGVTANPEFLREGTAIKDFYNPPFTLIGQVDQRAGDTVAGLYEGIPAPIYRTEPDTACMVKYASNVYHALKITFANEIGRVCDEAGIDAAEVMDIFSQDTKLNISARYLKPGFAFGGSCLPKDLRAILYYARHTDTKVPVLEAILPSNDHQVQMAFDKIQRSGKKNVAIVGLSFKPNTDDLRESPMVHLAETLLGKGYTLRIYDRDVQLTRLIGKNKAYIEQVIPHIAALMSPSIDAALMSADVVVLGHGMVEGLAERLRPGQLVLDVAHLSATETVEGEAQSSTVAEPAP